From one Macellibacteroides fermentans genomic stretch:
- a CDS encoding DUF4250 domain-containing protein, with amino-acid sequence MQQLPDDPMILFSTINMKLRDYYPSLDALCDDMAVDKGQLTAKLASAGFEYNPAQNKFW; translated from the coding sequence ATGCAACAACTTCCGGACGATCCGATGATTCTCTTCAGTACAATCAATATGAAGCTTCGAGATTACTATCCCTCATTGGATGCTCTTTGCGATGATATGGCTGTTGACAAAGGACAACTTACAGCCAAACTTGCTTCTGCAGGTTTTGAATATAATCCGGCTCAGAATAAATTTTGGTGA
- the hemG gene encoding protoporphyrinogen oxidase: MEAKSAQVVVIGAGLTGLTTAFYLTRRGISVHILEASARTGGQIHTYKENDFIYESGPNTGVVSYPEVAELFAALSPHCELETAKEESKRRLIWKGDRFRELPSGLLSAVTTPLFTLKDKFRILGEPFRSKGSNPDESVAQLAARRLGQSFVDYAVDPFLSGVYAGNPHTLITRYALPKLYNLEQEYGSFIRGTIAKAKIPKTERDLLASKKVFSARQGLGNLAEALTKAIGSKHITLQADNVTILPHNGKWEIKYNTPHGEHTYHASQVVSTIGAYNLPNLLPFIDRKEMASISNLTYAPVIQASVGFKNTGTLRFNAFGGLVPSKEKKKILGILFPSACFEGRAPEEGALFSFFMGGMKHQELLQKNDEELINLIREELHLMLGFQKEIEPDLLKIFRHHRAIPQYELNSGKRFETIEKLEKQYPGLHIAGNLKGGIGMADRIRQATQLGLTLAKKE; the protein is encoded by the coding sequence ATGGAAGCAAAATCAGCACAAGTAGTTGTAATAGGGGCAGGTCTCACAGGGCTGACCACAGCATTTTACCTTACACGCAGAGGTATATCAGTCCATATACTTGAGGCTTCTGCACGTACTGGAGGACAAATACATACTTATAAAGAAAACGATTTTATATACGAATCAGGACCAAATACCGGAGTGGTATCTTACCCTGAAGTAGCCGAACTGTTCGCGGCGCTTTCACCCCATTGCGAACTCGAAACCGCAAAAGAGGAATCCAAACGACGCCTTATCTGGAAAGGAGATCGATTCCGTGAGTTACCTTCCGGATTACTTAGTGCTGTTACCACCCCTCTGTTTACATTGAAAGACAAGTTCCGAATCTTAGGTGAACCTTTTCGGAGTAAAGGTTCCAATCCCGACGAATCTGTAGCCCAACTGGCTGCCCGACGTTTGGGACAATCTTTCGTAGATTATGCAGTTGATCCATTTCTGTCCGGAGTGTATGCCGGCAATCCACATACACTGATAACCCGGTATGCCCTTCCCAAGCTTTATAATCTGGAACAGGAATATGGCAGTTTTATCCGTGGAACAATTGCTAAAGCTAAAATCCCTAAAACTGAACGAGATCTTCTTGCCAGCAAAAAAGTTTTTTCTGCACGTCAGGGATTAGGTAATCTGGCTGAAGCCCTGACCAAAGCGATCGGGAGCAAACATATTACGCTACAAGCAGATAATGTAACTATTTTACCCCATAACGGAAAATGGGAAATAAAGTATAATACTCCTCATGGAGAACACACCTATCATGCAAGTCAGGTGGTCTCCACTATTGGAGCATACAACCTGCCTAACCTCTTACCGTTTATAGATCGTAAAGAGATGGCATCCATCAGCAATCTTACCTACGCTCCGGTGATACAAGCAAGCGTAGGATTTAAAAATACCGGAACATTGCGTTTCAATGCATTCGGAGGACTAGTGCCATCCAAGGAAAAGAAAAAGATATTGGGTATACTATTTCCTTCGGCTTGTTTTGAAGGAAGAGCGCCAGAAGAGGGAGCTCTCTTTTCATTCTTTATGGGAGGCATGAAACACCAGGAACTTCTGCAAAAAAACGACGAAGAGCTTATCAATTTAATAAGGGAAGAATTACACCTGATGTTGGGATTTCAAAAAGAAATAGAACCCGACCTGCTCAAAATCTTCCGCCATCATCGGGCTATCCCTCAATATGAACTAAATAGCGGCAAAAGATTTGAGACTATCGAAAAGCTGGAAAAGCAGTATCCGGGTCTTCATATTGCAGGAAATTTGAAAGGGGGAATAGGTATGGCTGATCGAATTCGTCAAGCAACGCAACTAGGCCTTACATTAGCAAAGAAAGAATAA
- a CDS encoding GNAT family N-acetyltransferase: MNLYVEELKEISEADLLTLESLMNQLTGRTVKLSREYIDGIKAENSPVKLYVIRKEGVIIATYSLAVTLIPTGKKGWIEDVVVDESYRGQGLGKTLLLHALAIAPQLSLSKLFLTSRPERITANQLYQRIGFTQRTTNVYEYPILG; encoded by the coding sequence ATGAATTTGTACGTAGAAGAATTAAAAGAAATAAGTGAAGCAGACTTACTTACACTGGAGAGTCTGATGAATCAGCTTACGGGGCGTACAGTAAAGCTCTCCCGCGAATACATAGATGGAATAAAAGCAGAAAATTCGCCTGTAAAGCTTTATGTAATCCGCAAGGAAGGAGTTATCATCGCAACCTACTCACTGGCTGTTACATTGATCCCAACTGGCAAAAAAGGTTGGATTGAAGATGTGGTTGTGGATGAATCGTACCGGGGCCAAGGATTAGGGAAGACACTGCTACTTCATGCTCTCGCAATAGCTCCACAATTAAGCTTATCAAAATTATTTTTAACTTCACGCCCGGAACGAATTACTGCAAATCAGCTTTATCAGCGTATCGGTTTTACCCAAAGAACTACCAATGTGTATGAGTATCCGATTCTTGGATAA
- a CDS encoding MFS transporter: MWFKPTTSKLVTFFCLYIAQSIPMSFFSTVIPVMMRQENFSLASIGLLQLIKLPWILKFLWSPLVDRNCVTVSHYKKWIFSSELIYAVLIFSVAFLDFKENFTTILVLVIISFVASATQDIATDALAVLSFKRKDKSLVNSMQSMGSFAGAMLGGGALLLLFKQIGWNSLLPCLAIFVIIALAPLLFNKEIAIKEKSPAQKAKRMDFYYFFTQKGIWKQIVFLFLYYAGLIGILAMLKPYMVDLGYNMQEIGIMSGVAGTSVAFASSFAGGFILRRIGRYRSRILFSVCILLATLYFMCLSYCTPTTLMLYIGIFLLWGSYGMATIVVYTTAMDSVREGREGTDFTIQTVITHLSGMCMAIVSGKLGDHAGYHGVFLFEVVLATTSLLFILLFFKKGQTK, encoded by the coding sequence ATGTGGTTTAAACCTACAACCAGTAAACTGGTTACCTTTTTCTGTCTTTACATAGCACAGAGTATACCTATGAGCTTTTTCTCAACGGTTATTCCTGTTATGATGCGGCAGGAAAATTTCTCGCTTGCCTCCATAGGCTTATTACAATTGATAAAACTTCCCTGGATTCTCAAATTTCTTTGGTCACCGCTTGTAGATCGAAACTGTGTTACCGTGTCGCATTATAAGAAATGGATCTTCTCTTCGGAACTAATCTATGCTGTTCTTATATTTTCGGTTGCCTTTCTTGATTTCAAAGAGAATTTTACAACCATTCTGGTATTGGTGATTATCTCGTTTGTAGCATCAGCCACACAAGACATCGCCACCGATGCTCTTGCAGTTCTTTCATTTAAAAGAAAAGACAAAAGCTTGGTTAACAGTATGCAATCCATGGGAAGCTTTGCTGGAGCCATGTTGGGAGGAGGAGCCCTCCTGCTTCTTTTCAAACAGATCGGATGGAATAGCCTGCTTCCATGTCTTGCCATATTTGTAATCATCGCACTGGCACCCCTTCTTTTCAACAAAGAAATTGCCATTAAAGAAAAGAGTCCTGCTCAAAAAGCAAAACGTATGGACTTTTATTACTTTTTTACTCAAAAAGGTATCTGGAAACAAATAGTTTTTCTATTCCTTTACTACGCTGGGCTCATTGGCATACTAGCTATGCTAAAACCATACATGGTAGATCTGGGATACAATATGCAGGAAATCGGGATTATGAGTGGTGTAGCCGGAACATCTGTAGCATTCGCATCTTCTTTTGCAGGAGGATTCATCCTTCGTCGCATAGGCAGATACCGTAGCCGGATTCTATTCTCTGTTTGTATTCTATTGGCCACGCTCTATTTCATGTGTCTCTCTTACTGTACTCCCACCACCCTGATGCTATATATCGGGATCTTTTTGCTTTGGGGAAGTTATGGAATGGCAACCATCGTTGTATATACAACAGCTATGGATAGCGTACGGGAAGGACGCGAAGGAACTGATTTTACGATACAGACCGTAATTACGCATCTAAGCGGTATGTGTATGGCTATTGTGAGTGGTAAGCTAGGAGACCATGCTGGTTATCACGGAGTATTTTTATTTGAGGTAGTGCTGGCAACTACCTCCTTATTATTCATATTACTGTTTTTTAAAAAGGGACAAACAAAATGA
- the hemN gene encoding oxygen-independent coproporphyrinogen III oxidase, with translation MTDLLLEKYNVPVPRYTSYPPANYFSDAFNNKTYEEAIIASNNQQPGHISFYVHIPFCKHLCHYCGCNSFAMTNEKKVNEYLKAVHTEIDKVTALLDNGRMIAQIHYGGGSPTSIPVERLRELNEHMRERFQTIQDPEIAIECHPGYLDESYWEALTQAGFNRISLGVQDFDEKVLKTVNRRASLLPMETIFGILRNAGVRINMDFIYGLPHQTVQSFSQTIRRAIQLQPDRLVTFSYAHVPWVNKSQLLLEKAGLPAGEEKSNMYDTARQLLKKAGYEAVGMDHFVRPDDELFTALQTKQLHRNFQGYCTRRTTGQVYAFGVTGISQLSTAYSQNIKDITAYIETINQGGFAVTKGYSLSYEEQLTREAIESLMCNGSLDWEELARQAGISSETYRAATAFNPERMNEFASDGLITWSEHNIQLTPKGAIFVRNVAASLDKLMLHTTKSFSKPV, from the coding sequence ATGACAGACCTGTTGCTTGAAAAATATAATGTACCTGTACCAAGATATACAAGTTATCCGCCTGCAAATTATTTTTCGGATGCCTTCAACAACAAGACATACGAAGAGGCTATAATAGCATCCAATAATCAACAACCCGGGCACATTTCATTTTATGTACACATTCCGTTTTGCAAACATCTTTGCCATTACTGCGGATGCAATTCTTTCGCTATGACAAACGAAAAAAAGGTAAACGAATACCTCAAAGCTGTACATACAGAAATTGATAAGGTAACCGCATTACTGGACAATGGCCGGATGATTGCCCAGATTCATTACGGCGGAGGAAGTCCCACCTCCATTCCTGTTGAGCGTCTGCGCGAACTGAATGAACATATGAGGGAACGCTTCCAAACCATCCAGGATCCTGAAATTGCTATAGAATGCCATCCGGGCTATCTGGACGAAAGTTATTGGGAAGCCCTCACTCAGGCAGGGTTCAACAGAATCAGTCTTGGCGTACAGGACTTCGACGAAAAAGTGCTTAAAACTGTAAATCGCCGGGCTTCCCTGCTCCCTATGGAAACTATTTTCGGGATCCTCCGGAATGCCGGAGTACGTATTAACATGGACTTTATCTACGGTTTACCCCATCAGACTGTTCAAAGTTTCAGCCAGACTATTCGCAGAGCAATCCAACTTCAACCAGACCGTCTTGTTACGTTCTCTTATGCCCATGTTCCCTGGGTAAATAAAAGTCAACTTCTACTCGAAAAAGCAGGATTGCCTGCCGGCGAAGAAAAAAGCAATATGTACGACACGGCAAGGCAACTTCTTAAAAAAGCCGGGTACGAAGCCGTGGGTATGGACCACTTTGTACGACCGGACGACGAACTTTTTACTGCTCTACAAACGAAGCAGCTTCACCGCAATTTTCAGGGATACTGCACCCGCAGAACTACCGGACAAGTTTATGCCTTCGGTGTTACGGGAATCAGTCAGCTATCCACAGCTTATAGTCAGAATATAAAAGATATTACCGCTTACATAGAGACAATCAACCAGGGAGGCTTTGCAGTAACCAAGGGATATTCTCTTTCTTACGAGGAACAACTCACCCGTGAAGCCATTGAATCACTCATGTGTAACGGCTCTCTTGATTGGGAGGAGCTGGCCAGACAAGCCGGTATATCATCCGAAACCTACCGGGCAGCCACAGCTTTCAATCCGGAACGGATGAATGAATTTGCGTCAGATGGACTTATCACATGGAGCGAACATAATATACAACTTACTCCAAAAGGTGCTATATTTGTGCGTAATGTAGCTGCTTCATTGGACAAGCTGATGCTACATACAACTAAATCATTTTCCAAACCTGTATGA
- a CDS encoding RagB/SusD family nutrient uptake outer membrane protein encodes MKRISYILSIFISVLFYTSCDSLDLSPEDYYGSSNFWNNEAQVKGFMTGLHTDLRGDYTLFYLLGEARGGTSRTGTSSLNTSLNYSSPIKDNQFTKDNVGISSWGGIYSNIMQVNHFIQKVENECAFLSTESRNTYLGQAYGLRALYYFMLYRTWGGVPKITDVKVLDGKVSADKLYTARSTAEETLAFIKEDIVKSETFFTNTTAASASIWSKNATLMLKADIYLWSAKVTTGNHTAAGRADLEVAKTALQGISGYSLMNDFSSVFSSKGNNEIIFAIRFMDTEATNWGSEFLYAQAGFVDAVYGRDGKLLGDVLNLRGNGLLRNEYKESLWRSYDATDSRRDKTFFDFYSKPVNGDFGIVLKKCIGIINSTNDRVYETDVVLYRYADWLLMMAEIENGLGNSCQAYINQVRQRAYGDNYNDQVAYKDGSYAENEMAILHERDKEFVWEGKRWFDVVRMHDANGKSLVFSASANYPAVYGQSPEALIPESQSHKLLWPVDVNTLNNDPLLEQTPGY; translated from the coding sequence ATGAAAAGAATATCATATATTTTATCAATATTTATTTCTGTGCTGTTTTATACTTCGTGTGATTCACTCGATTTATCTCCGGAAGATTATTATGGAAGTAGTAATTTCTGGAATAATGAAGCACAGGTAAAAGGTTTTATGACAGGATTGCATACGGATCTTCGAGGAGATTATACTTTATTCTATTTGCTGGGAGAAGCTCGTGGAGGTACTTCACGTACAGGAACATCTTCATTGAATACCAGTTTGAATTACAGTAGTCCGATAAAGGATAATCAATTTACGAAAGATAATGTAGGCATTTCATCTTGGGGAGGTATATATAGCAATATCATGCAAGTGAATCACTTTATCCAAAAAGTGGAAAACGAATGTGCTTTTTTATCGACAGAAAGTCGTAATACTTATTTAGGTCAGGCCTATGGCTTAAGAGCTTTGTATTACTTTATGCTTTATAGAACTTGGGGCGGAGTTCCTAAAATTACTGATGTGAAAGTTTTAGATGGTAAAGTCTCTGCTGACAAACTTTATACAGCTCGCTCTACAGCTGAAGAGACACTTGCTTTTATTAAAGAAGATATTGTTAAGTCTGAAACATTTTTTACAAATACTACAGCTGCTTCGGCTTCAATTTGGTCTAAAAATGCAACGTTAATGCTTAAGGCAGATATCTATTTGTGGTCAGCAAAAGTAACGACAGGAAATCATACTGCAGCAGGCCGTGCAGATTTAGAGGTTGCTAAAACTGCATTGCAAGGGATAAGCGGCTATTCTTTAATGAATGATTTCTCAAGTGTGTTCTCTTCTAAAGGTAATAATGAAATTATTTTTGCCATTAGATTTATGGATACAGAAGCTACGAACTGGGGTTCAGAATTTCTTTATGCTCAAGCTGGCTTTGTAGATGCTGTATATGGTCGTGATGGAAAACTATTGGGTGATGTGTTGAATCTAAGAGGAAATGGTTTGTTAAGAAATGAATATAAAGAATCTTTATGGAGAAGTTATGATGCCACTGATTCACGTAGGGACAAAACATTCTTTGATTTTTATTCAAAACCAGTGAATGGCGATTTTGGAATTGTGTTGAAGAAATGCATTGGTATCATTAACAGTACGAATGACAGGGTTTACGAAACTGACGTAGTTTTGTATCGGTATGCCGACTGGTTGTTAATGATGGCTGAAATAGAGAATGGTCTTGGAAATTCTTGTCAGGCTTATATAAATCAAGTTCGACAACGTGCTTACGGCGATAATTATAATGATCAGGTAGCTTATAAGGATGGTTCTTATGCAGAAAATGAAATGGCTATCTTACATGAGCGTGATAAAGAATTTGTATGGGAAGGTAAACGTTGGTTTGATGTAGTACGCATGCATGATGCTAATGGTAAATCTCTGGTCTTTTCTGCCTCTGCAAATTACCCTGCGGTATACGGACAATCACCTGAAGCTTTGATTCCCGAATCGCAATCTCACAAACTGCTATGGCCAGTTGATGTAAATACGCTTAATAATGATCCATTGTTGGAACAAACACCAGGATATTAA
- a CDS encoding TonB-dependent receptor: protein MKQLYLFALYLAGLFIVCDAKAIQDNATDTLRIYHMDEVVVTSSTKETNNLRKLPGSVTILSPQTIGGNQIESVKDLSSYVPNFFIPDYGSKMTSAVYIRGIGTRNSGQSVGLYVNDAPYMDKSTFDFELTDIQRIEVLRGPQGTLYGRNAMGGIINIYTLSPFDYQGTKLSVSAGNYGQFKAKASHYNKLLENVALSIGGYYDRNDGFFTNSFNGKKADKEESVGARLGLEWMISPQFKAIYNFSFDYSEQGAFPYGLYNPETKETAAVSINDSSTYNRRMIGNQLRLEYKSNQFTLSSTTGYRHLKDNMNMDQDFSPLSIFTLNQKQKQNAFSQEIALKSNQPTNYQWSVGLYGFYDDLHTDGPVTFKEDGVKTVLQSVFDRLKASIPRMPQLIILDEQIYIPGSFDTPTYGLALYHQSTINNLFSEGLSLTAGIRLDYEKAEMDYHSEASMHFGMQMAPGMPMITLPELPTSVMDGSINQDSWQVLPKISLKYECTPRTFTYISAARGYKAGGYNVQMFADLIQDQLKYDLMSAYAPQMAVEPSPVKDVASYKPEYSWNYEAGIKSELIDKRLTAELTLFYMDLRDIQLTKFVNSGNGRMITNGGKARSLGAEATIQARITSNLTANINYGYTNATFRNYFHEEKQGSEIIRTDYKGNHIPYTPSHTFSAGLQYSKLLNNCWLDQFTASAQYSGAGKIWWTEKNDIGQDFYGTVNAKVGVRKGNIKLDVWTRNLLDADYTAFYFESFGNPYMQKGKPFQVGAEVSVAF, encoded by the coding sequence ATGAAGCAACTATATTTATTCGCCTTGTACCTTGCAGGCTTATTTATTGTCTGTGATGCGAAAGCAATACAAGACAATGCGACCGATACTCTTAGAATCTACCACATGGATGAAGTGGTAGTAACCTCATCAACCAAAGAAACAAATAACTTACGGAAACTTCCCGGATCCGTAACAATACTTTCCCCGCAGACTATTGGAGGAAATCAGATTGAATCGGTAAAAGATCTCAGCAGTTACGTACCGAACTTCTTTATTCCTGATTATGGATCCAAAATGACTTCGGCTGTATATATCCGGGGCATCGGGACTCGTAACAGCGGACAATCAGTAGGCCTTTATGTAAATGACGCTCCTTACATGGATAAAAGCACATTCGATTTTGAACTTACGGATATCCAACGGATAGAAGTACTTCGTGGTCCGCAAGGTACACTTTACGGACGTAATGCCATGGGAGGAATTATTAACATCTACACCCTCTCCCCCTTCGATTATCAAGGAACCAAGCTCTCTGTTTCGGCAGGAAATTACGGGCAGTTTAAAGCAAAAGCATCCCATTATAACAAACTTTTGGAAAATGTAGCTTTATCAATAGGAGGCTACTATGACCGGAACGACGGATTTTTCACAAATTCATTCAATGGAAAGAAAGCCGATAAAGAAGAATCTGTTGGTGCGCGTCTGGGGCTTGAATGGATGATTAGCCCCCAATTCAAAGCCATCTACAACTTTTCGTTTGATTATTCAGAACAGGGAGCATTTCCATACGGATTATACAATCCGGAAACAAAAGAAACTGCTGCGGTAAGTATAAACGATTCAAGCACATATAATCGTAGAATGATCGGCAATCAGCTACGATTGGAATACAAGTCCAATCAATTCACTCTAAGTAGCACAACTGGTTACCGGCATCTGAAGGACAACATGAATATGGATCAGGACTTTTCTCCACTTTCTATCTTCACACTCAACCAAAAGCAGAAACAAAACGCATTCAGTCAGGAAATAGCCCTAAAGTCTAATCAACCAACTAATTACCAGTGGTCTGTTGGCTTGTATGGGTTTTACGACGATCTGCATACGGATGGTCCGGTAACATTCAAGGAAGATGGAGTAAAAACAGTGCTTCAATCGGTGTTTGACCGACTTAAAGCAAGTATTCCCCGAATGCCTCAACTTATCATTCTGGATGAACAGATCTACATTCCGGGGTCGTTTGATACTCCAACCTACGGACTTGCACTTTACCACCAATCCACGATAAACAATCTGTTCTCAGAAGGATTATCTCTTACCGCCGGTATCAGACTGGATTACGAAAAGGCTGAGATGGATTACCACTCTGAAGCAAGTATGCATTTTGGTATGCAGATGGCACCGGGTATGCCGATGATTACCTTGCCCGAACTTCCAACAAGCGTTATGGATGGAAGTATTAACCAAGACTCATGGCAGGTTCTACCCAAAATCTCGCTCAAGTATGAATGTACCCCACGTACATTTACTTATATTTCGGCAGCAAGAGGGTATAAGGCGGGAGGTTACAACGTACAGATGTTTGCTGACCTGATACAAGATCAGCTTAAATATGACCTGATGAGTGCCTATGCTCCACAAATGGCAGTAGAACCCTCTCCAGTTAAAGATGTTGCATCCTACAAACCAGAATACAGTTGGAACTATGAAGCAGGCATCAAGAGTGAACTGATCGACAAAAGATTAACAGCAGAACTCACCTTGTTCTATATGGATCTTCGTGACATTCAACTCACTAAATTTGTAAACAGCGGCAACGGTCGAATGATAACGAACGGAGGAAAAGCAAGAAGTCTGGGAGCAGAAGCAACTATCCAGGCCCGTATTACTTCTAACCTCACCGCCAACATCAACTATGGATATACGAATGCCACTTTCCGGAACTATTTCCATGAAGAAAAACAAGGTTCCGAAATTATCCGGACTGACTATAAGGGAAATCATATTCCCTACACTCCTTCTCACACCTTCAGTGCTGGATTGCAGTATTCCAAGCTACTAAATAATTGTTGGCTTGATCAGTTTACAGCATCAGCTCAATACTCCGGAGCAGGAAAGATTTGGTGGACCGAAAAAAATGATATCGGACAAGACTTTTATGGTACAGTGAATGCCAAAGTCGGAGTTCGTAAAGGAAATATAAAACTGGATGTATGGACTCGCAACTTGTTGGATGCTGATTATACCGCGTTCTATTTCGAATCATTTGGGAATCCATATATGCAAAAGGGAAAACCGTTCCAGGTAGGCGCTGAAGTATCTGTGGCCTTCTGA
- a CDS encoding TonB-dependent receptor, with amino-acid sequence MNKFIFLTICILSFGLQLHAEEVDTLNSRSIFLDEVVVQSFKQNKSYRMEPISASAFSSTGIVNRNITGIKEFSALVPNLFIPDYGSKLTSPVYIRGIGSKINAPSVGLYVDGIPYFEKSAFDFDFSEIDRIEVLRGPQGTLYGRNTMGGIINVFTKSPLEWQGSSLSLMAGNYGQRQASASHYGKLTHNLGYAISGNYNHTDGYFNNLATGEKADTQDSGSGRIRLEWQLQPKLKIQLMTSLDHSDQGGYPYALYNKETNSVGQVNYNDFSSYRRTLSNTGATVDYKTDRFWLSSQTAFQYLKDRQGVDQDFSTKNQYYVIQKQEQNMLSEELNIKAITHTNYKWLFGAFGFYQGMDNEVDMDYKLQRMSTHKVYDSPTYGFALYHQSTIDKLFTDALSLTLGIRYDWEQAHTDYKAYRSMNDTTGMTDSFKSKLTFRQLTPKATLQYTFSGSQLLYTTVSKGYKSGGFNTSFERDEDRSFEPEYSWNYEAGTKLNFLQNRIKTELSLFYIDWRNQQIYQPLPSGKGSMLKNAGRSESKGIEFALQANVCNGFMFNVAYGYTDATFKEYQRSATLDYAGKKLPLVPSQTFSLGTDYLFRVKSPLLDRIQMNISYSGTGKLYWSESNEAFQKYYGIWNGKVSFMKGAFTASIWGKNLTGTEYTAFYFESGGNSFAQKGKPVTFGGNLTLNF; translated from the coding sequence ATGAACAAATTCATTTTTCTGACAATCTGTATTCTTTCTTTCGGACTACAGCTCCATGCGGAAGAGGTTGACACATTGAACTCCCGAAGTATCTTTTTAGACGAGGTAGTAGTTCAGTCATTCAAACAGAATAAATCTTACCGGATGGAGCCGATCTCGGCTTCTGCATTCAGCAGCACGGGGATTGTAAACCGGAATATTACCGGGATCAAGGAGTTTAGTGCGCTTGTGCCCAATTTGTTCATCCCCGATTACGGCTCCAAACTTACATCTCCGGTATATATCAGAGGAATTGGATCGAAGATTAATGCCCCGTCCGTGGGGTTGTATGTAGATGGAATACCATATTTTGAGAAGTCGGCCTTCGATTTTGATTTCAGTGAAATAGACCGTATCGAGGTATTACGCGGTCCACAAGGTACTCTATACGGACGGAACACCATGGGTGGTATTATAAATGTTTTCACTAAATCACCCTTGGAATGGCAAGGGAGCAGTCTTTCCCTAATGGCCGGTAATTATGGACAACGACAAGCATCGGCATCACACTATGGAAAACTAACCCACAATCTGGGCTATGCCATATCCGGCAACTATAATCATACGGATGGGTATTTCAACAACTTGGCTACCGGCGAAAAGGCCGATACACAAGACAGTGGGTCCGGACGGATTCGTCTGGAGTGGCAATTGCAACCAAAGCTCAAAATACAGCTGATGACCAGTTTGGATCACTCTGATCAAGGAGGTTATCCCTACGCGCTGTACAACAAAGAGACCAACAGTGTGGGACAAGTCAACTACAACGACTTCAGTTCTTACCGACGTACTCTGTCCAATACAGGTGCCACAGTCGATTACAAAACAGACCGTTTTTGGCTGAGTTCACAAACCGCATTTCAATATCTTAAAGACAGACAAGGAGTAGATCAAGACTTTTCAACAAAAAACCAATATTATGTGATACAAAAACAAGAACAAAACATGCTTTCCGAAGAACTTAATATTAAGGCTATAACTCATACTAATTATAAGTGGTTATTCGGAGCCTTTGGTTTTTATCAGGGAATGGACAACGAAGTCGACATGGATTACAAACTCCAGCGTATGTCTACCCATAAAGTTTACGATTCACCCACTTATGGCTTCGCCCTCTATCACCAGTCCACTATCGATAAACTTTTTACCGACGCACTTTCTCTTACACTGGGTATTCGTTATGATTGGGAACAGGCACATACCGATTACAAAGCATATCGAAGCATGAATGACACAACCGGTATGACTGACAGCTTTAAAAGTAAGCTCACATTTCGTCAGCTCACCCCCAAAGCTACACTTCAATATACCTTTTCTGGGAGTCAACTGCTATATACCACTGTATCCAAAGGATATAAATCGGGGGGATTCAACACCTCCTTCGAAAGAGATGAAGACCGTTCTTTTGAACCGGAATACAGTTGGAACTACGAAGCAGGAACTAAACTTAACTTCTTGCAAAACCGCATTAAGACCGAGTTAAGCCTGTTCTATATTGACTGGCGCAACCAGCAAATCTACCAACCGCTACCCAGTGGAAAAGGTTCCATGCTAAAAAATGCTGGCCGATCGGAAAGCAAGGGAATTGAATTCGCTCTCCAGGCTAATGTATGTAACGGATTTATGTTTAACGTTGCCTATGGTTATACTGATGCCACTTTTAAAGAATATCAACGTAGCGCCACATTGGATTATGCAGGAAAAAAGCTACCACTTGTTCCGTCTCAGACATTCTCTTTGGGAACCGATTATTTGTTCCGTGTAAAATCGCCTTTGCTGGATCGCATCCAGATGAATATCTCCTATAGCGGAACTGGGAAACTCTACTGGAGTGAAAGCAACGAAGCCTTTCAAAAATATTACGGTATATGGAACGGTAAAGTCTCTTTCATGAAAGGAGCATTCACGGCTTCCATCTGGGGAAAAAATCTCACAGGAACAGAATATACGGCATTTTACTTCGAAAGCGGCGGAAACTCCTTTGCTCAGAAAGGAAAACCTGTTACCTTTGGGGGAAATCTGACGTTGAACTTCTAA